Proteins from one Bradyrhizobium amphicarpaeae genomic window:
- the hisI gene encoding phosphoribosyl-AMP cyclohydrolase: MSAHSHEIEEGLAFLPNFDAAGLVTVVATDAATGDVLMVAHMNDEALRKTIATGEAWYFSRSRKALWRKGETSGQTQRVVEIRTDCDQDAVWIRVEQIGAACHTGRRSCFYRKVEVEGSGTRLVFTDAERLFDPDAVYKK; encoded by the coding sequence GTGTCCGCTCACTCCCACGAGATCGAGGAAGGTCTTGCCTTCCTCCCCAATTTCGATGCTGCCGGCCTCGTGACGGTGGTCGCGACCGACGCCGCCACCGGTGACGTGCTCATGGTCGCGCACATGAACGACGAAGCGCTGCGCAAGACGATCGCGACCGGCGAGGCCTGGTACTTCAGCCGTTCGCGCAAGGCCTTGTGGCGAAAAGGTGAGACCTCGGGTCAGACCCAGCGCGTGGTCGAGATCCGCACCGATTGTGACCAGGACGCGGTCTGGATCCGGGTCGAGCAGATCGGGGCTGCCTGCCACACCGGGCGAAGGTCGTGCTTCTATCGCAAGGTCGAGGTGGAGGGCAGCGGCACGAGGCTCGTCTTTACCGACGCGGAGCGGCTGTTCGATCCGGATGCGGTCTACAAGAAGTGA